From the genome of Prosthecochloris marina, one region includes:
- a CDS encoding rubrerythrin family protein, with translation MNTSLSELLDLSIAHEINISRLYTLFHELFEEDEEFWWQLSIEERNHAALLRNEKNIQKPSGLLPENLLTSDLKALQSSNAELETLIAEYKTNPPSRQDAFQTAYDLEQSVGEIHYQEFMNRKSCSLSDELFKQLNLEDKDHADRIQSYMLEHGIPFREKD, from the coding sequence ATGAATACATCATTATCTGAACTTCTCGACCTGTCTATAGCCCACGAAATCAATATCAGCCGGCTTTACACACTGTTTCACGAACTCTTCGAGGAAGACGAAGAGTTCTGGTGGCAGCTTTCGATCGAAGAACGAAACCACGCCGCACTTCTCCGTAATGAAAAAAACATTCAAAAACCTTCCGGTCTCCTCCCGGAAAACCTGCTGACCTCCGATCTCAAGGCTCTGCAATCCTCAAACGCCGAACTTGAAACCCTTATCGCCGAGTACAAGACCAACCCGCCTTCACGCCAGGATGCATTTCAAACCGCGTATGATCTCGAACAATCTGTTGGAGAAATCCATTACCAGGAGTTCATGAACAGAAAATCCTGCTCTCTTTCCGACGAATTGTTCAAGCAACTCAACCTCGAAGACAAAGATCATGCCGACCGCATACAATCCTACATGCTGGAGCACGGCATCCCCTTTCGAGAAAAAGACTGA